The proteins below come from a single Vitis vinifera cultivar Pinot Noir 40024 chromosome 9, ASM3070453v1 genomic window:
- the LOC100260264 gene encoding stromal cell-derived factor 2-like protein yields the protein MALAFFGLSIFLLLTLDLDQSSPSPVYAASQGVEITYGSTIKLMHERTRFRLHSHDVPYGSGSGQQSVTAFPNVDDSNSYWIVRPLLGSSSKQGDSIKSGTIIRLQHMRTRKWLHSHLHASPISGNLEVSCYGEDDNSDTGDNWRLEIEGSGKTWKQDQRVRLLHVDTGGYLHSHDKKYTRIAGGQQEVCGVRDKRADNVWLAVEGVYLPVNES from the exons ATGGCTCTAGCCTTCTTCGGTCtctccatttttcttcttctcactCTTGATCTCGATCAGTCCTCTCCTTCTCCTGTCTACGCCGCTTCTCAAGGCGTTGAG ATTACTTATGGGTCGACGATTAAGTTAATGCATGAAAGAACTAGATTCCGTCTGCATTCCCATGATGTTCCATATGGGTCTGGTAGCGGGCAGCAGTCAGTTACAGCTTTCCCAAATGTTGATGATTCCAATAGCTACtgg ATTGTTCGGCCTCTTCTGGGTTCATCTTCCAAACAAGGAGATAGCATTAAAAGTGGCACAATTATTCGGTTGCAACATATGAGGACTCGGAAATGGCTGCACAGCCACTTGCATGCATCCCCAATATCAGGCAACTTAGAG GTAAGCTGCTATGGAGAGGATGACAATTCTGATACTGGGGATAATTGGAG GCTTGAAATTGAGGGGAGTGGGAAAACTTGGAAGCAAGACCAAAGGGTCAGGCTTCTTCATGTAGACACTGGTGGCTACCTACATAGTCATGACAAGAAATACACACGGATTGCTGGGGGTCAGCAGGAG GTTTGTGGTGTTCGTGACAAGCGTGCTGATAATGTTTGGTTAGCAGTAGAAGGCGTATACCTTCCAGTTAATGAAAGCTAG
- the LOC100251612 gene encoding amino acid transporter AVT1I, with translation MENQSFLNTPLIHTPHLKTDVESRLQCTDTTGTGFIRSCYIAISAFLGIGILTLPYAVARSGWLALILLAITAYMSFCTAILLKRCMQADPYIRSYQDIAELAFGKEFRLIVHVLMNMELYLVAVGLLIIEGDTLHKLFPNFVINLGGLRLGGELFSVVVTALVILPSALLTDLGVLSYVFAMGAAAIIIIVVSILFTGVSGGVGFDGKSQLLIMGGFPTSIALFIACFGGHPVVPTVYISMKNKHQFTMVMLISFLFNNVIYISIAVVGYLMYGSDVQSQITLNLPTRELSSKLAIYTTLAIPVCRYALVMTPVASSIETGLMNKNGDKRSIRLLTRIALLISVAVTACIFPYFESLMAVVGSICVVLASFLLPCCCYLKISGTYRKWSFELVGIIWIIIFGTVAGVVGTYASISDLVGKM, from the exons ATGGAAAACCAAAGTTTTCTGAATACTCCATTGATTCATACCCCTCAT TTGAAAACAGATGTAGAATCAAGACTCCAGTGCACTGACACCACTGGAACAGGCTTCATTAGATCTTGCTACATTGCAATCAGTGCCTTCCTAG gaattggaattttaaCACTTCCCTACGCGGTTGCAAGGAGCGGATGGTTGGCTCTAATCCTACTTGCTATAACAGCTTATATGTCATTTTGCACTGCAATTTTGCTCAAGAGATGCATGCAGGCAGATCCATATATAAGAAGCTATCAGGACATAGCAGAGCTTGCTTTTGGCAAAGAATTTAGGCTCATAGTCCATGTTTTGATGAATATGGAGCTCTACCTTGTTGCTGTGGGGCTGTTGATCATTGAAGGGGACACTCTGCATAAGTTGTTTCCCAATTTTGTCATAAACCTTGGGGGGTTAAGGCTTGGAGGGGAGCTGTTTTCTGTTGTGGTCACAGCTCTGGTGATTCTGCCTTCAGCCTTGTTGACCGACTTGGGAGTGTTGTCATATGTGTTTGCCATGGGGGCTGCTGCAATTATCATCATCGTCGTTTCGATTCTCTTCACTGGTGTGTCTGGGGGGGTTGGATTTGATGGCAAGAGCCAATTGCTGATCATGGGTGGTTTCCCTACTTCTATTGCCTTGTTTATAGCTTGCTTTGGTGGCCATCCAGTGGTTCCTACTGTATACATATCTATGAAGAACAAACATCAGTTCACAATG GTGATGCTCATCAGCTTCCTTTTCAACAATGTCATATACATATCCATTGCTGTTGTTGGGTATCTCATGTATGGGAGTGATGTGCAATCACAGATAACTTTGAACCTTCCCACAAGGGAGTTGAGCTCAAAACTGGCAATATACACCACCTTAGCCATCCCAGTTTGCAGGTATGCCTTGGTAATGACTCCAGTGGCAAGCAGCATAGAAACCGGACTGATGAACAAGAATGGAGACAAGAGATCGATCAGGCTCCTCACTCGCATCGCCTTACTGATCAGCGTGGCAGTTACAGCATGCATTTTCCCATATTTCGAGTCCCTGATGGCTGTAGTGGGATCCATTTGTGTAGTTCTGGCATCATTCTTGCTGCCCTGTTGCTGCTACTTGAAGATTTCTGGTACTTACAGGAAATGGAGCTTTGAGTTGGTGGGCATAATTTGGATCATAATATTTGGGACGGTGGCTGGAGTTGTAGGGACTTATGCATCTATTAGTGATCTTGTTGGTAAGATGTGA
- the LOC100255187 gene encoding small ribosomal subunit protein eS12 codes for MSGEEVVVAVETSAPAPALGEPMDLMTALQLVLRKSLAHGGLARGLHEGAKVIEKHAAHLCVLAEDCNQPDYVKLVKALCADHNVSLITVPSAKTLGEWAGLCKIDSEGKARKVVGCSCVVVKDFGEETEAMNVVQQQVKSH; via the exons ATGTCTGG TGAAGAGGTTGTTGTTGCAGTTGAAACATCAGCTCCAGCTCCAGCTCTAGGTGAGCCCATGGACCTCATGACAGCCTTGCAGCTTGTGTTGAGGAAATCACTGGCTCATGGTGGGCTTGCTCGAGGCCTTCACGAAGGTGCAAAGGTGATTGAGAAACATGCTGCTCATCTGTGTGTTTTGGCAGAGGATTGCAACCAACCAGACTATGTTAAACTGGTGAAGGCACTTTGTGCTGATCACAATGTTAGCTTGATAACTGTTCCTAGTGCTAAGACGCTGGGCGAGTGGGCTGGG TTATGTAAGATTGACTCCGAAGGGAAGGCCAGGAAAGTGGTGGGCTGCTCCTGTGTTGTCGTTAAG GACTTTGGGGAGGAAACTGAAGCTATGAATGTTGTCCAGCAGCAGGTGAAGTCTCACTAA